A genome region from Christensenella minuta includes the following:
- a CDS encoding YhgE/Pip domain-containing protein — MKFAKIAGSDISGIFRNRFIRVSVAAILIVPMLYSLCYLAAFWNPYGRLKDLPVAVLNLDRGAALDGKDVNYGEQVVNDLKGNDEVGWSFISRDDLADGLENTKYYSLFTIPEDFSQKIVNAKTAAPTKAEIVYTSNQAKNFLASQIGGNVETQLKERVSASVTKEYTRGAFDGLYDARDGLSQASGGASQLYDGILELSGKIPDLSSGASQLADGAATLKTGLGTLDGNTPSLESGSARLADGLESLQSQLPALADGTARLADGAEQVSGGINTLAQKSGELASGVDRLASGSQKLADGLESLNSRMPALTGGAEAVQNGTSALKSTVDQLSAGTGQVSGGLDTLAAATSSTSDFDTAIDGIKALAAGGASADDISAALDQLQSSYHADLGTLNGGIESAKSGLADVAAGLGSLSYTLDPANSAMPDGSPSFAAGVSQLVAGTEAAAGAAAKLASGSGAVNAGIAELSGNIPALTAGIGELADGASVLTAGAQRLSVKTPVLMDGVSQLRDGSNALETGVGRAAAGIGQLYIGSAALSDGMAAMENQLPALTDGVSRLTGGSQALSEKLADGVSYIDGNLVNSSGAMADYISGPVTISSRPINPVPDYGTGFAPYFIPLSLWVGAILMFFIISPKADPRFAAGSAQAVVGKFLSYAFVGVLQAVLVGAAVLALGLVPNHIGMYFFTVVVMSLVSIAIVQTLISLLGDAGRLIAIVLLILQLTSDAGTFPLELVPNFFRVLNPFMPFTYCVTALREAISGNDITLIWQCIGILAVFLGVSLGLSIAFKNRAEKLQDKVEQMRIA; from the coding sequence TTGAAATTTGCAAAAATCGCCGGAAGCGATATATCGGGGATTTTCAGGAACCGGTTCATCCGCGTTTCCGTGGCGGCGATACTGATCGTACCGATGCTGTATAGCCTATGCTACCTTGCGGCGTTCTGGAACCCGTACGGACGGCTTAAGGACCTTCCCGTCGCGGTGCTGAATCTCGACAGGGGCGCGGCGCTGGACGGCAAGGATGTAAATTACGGGGAACAGGTGGTGAACGACCTGAAGGGCAACGACGAGGTGGGATGGTCTTTTATCTCCCGGGACGACCTTGCCGACGGGCTTGAAAACACCAAATATTATTCGCTGTTTACGATCCCCGAGGATTTTTCGCAAAAGATCGTGAACGCCAAAACGGCCGCGCCGACCAAGGCGGAAATCGTTTATACCTCGAACCAGGCAAAGAACTTCCTTGCCTCGCAGATCGGAGGCAATGTGGAAACGCAATTGAAGGAAAGGGTTTCCGCTTCAGTGACCAAGGAATATACGCGGGGCGCGTTCGACGGGCTTTATGACGCGAGGGATGGACTTTCCCAGGCGTCGGGCGGCGCTTCACAGCTTTACGATGGCATCCTCGAGCTTTCCGGCAAGATTCCCGACCTTTCGTCGGGCGCTTCGCAGCTTGCGGACGGCGCCGCCACGCTGAAAACCGGACTTGGCACGCTAGACGGGAACACGCCTTCCCTGGAAAGCGGCAGCGCGCGGTTGGCGGATGGCCTTGAAAGCCTGCAAAGCCAACTGCCCGCGCTAGCGGACGGCACGGCGCGGCTAGCGGACGGCGCCGAACAGGTATCCGGCGGAATCAATACCCTCGCGCAGAAAAGCGGCGAGCTGGCAAGCGGTGTGGACCGCCTCGCGTCCGGTTCTCAGAAATTAGCGGACGGCCTTGAAAGCCTGAACAGCCGGATGCCTGCGCTGACCGGCGGAGCGGAAGCAGTTCAAAACGGAACGTCTGCCCTAAAATCCACGGTGGATCAACTGTCCGCTGGGACCGGACAGGTCTCGGGCGGTCTCGACACGCTGGCCGCCGCGACTTCTTCGACCTCAGATTTCGATACCGCAATCGATGGGATCAAGGCCCTGGCCGCGGGCGGCGCATCCGCAGACGATATCTCCGCCGCGCTTGACCAGCTGCAGTCTTCCTATCACGCGGACCTCGGCACACTGAACGGCGGGATTGAATCCGCAAAAAGCGGCCTTGCGGACGTGGCCGCGGGACTCGGCAGCCTGTCTTATACGCTCGATCCGGCCAATTCCGCGATGCCGGACGGCTCACCCTCCTTTGCGGCGGGCGTATCGCAGCTGGTGGCAGGTACGGAAGCAGCCGCTGGCGCGGCTGCAAAACTGGCAAGCGGTTCCGGCGCCGTCAATGCAGGGATCGCCGAGCTTTCCGGCAATATCCCTGCACTGACGGCAGGCATCGGCGAGCTTGCGGACGGCGCTTCGGTCCTTACCGCCGGGGCACAGCGGCTTTCCGTCAAGACGCCCGTCCTTATGGATGGCGTATCGCAGCTGAGGGATGGCAGTAATGCGCTGGAAACGGGCGTTGGCAGGGCGGCTGCGGGCATCGGGCAGCTTTACATCGGCTCCGCGGCGCTGTCGGACGGTATGGCTGCAATGGAAAACCAGCTGCCCGCACTTACAGACGGCGTATCGCGGCTGACAGGCGGATCGCAGGCGCTTTCCGAAAAGCTGGCTGACGGCGTGTCTTATATCGACGGGAACCTCGTAAATTCCAGCGGGGCGATGGCGGATTATATCAGCGGTCCGGTGACCATATCCAGCCGGCCGATCAATCCCGTGCCCGATTACGGCACCGGATTCGCGCCGTACTTCATCCCGCTTTCCCTGTGGGTGGGCGCGATCCTGATGTTCTTCATCATTTCGCCCAAGGCCGACCCGCGCTTTGCGGCGGGCAGCGCACAGGCTGTCGTCGGCAAGTTTCTTTCGTATGCGTTCGTAGGGGTATTGCAGGCCGTACTGGTGGGCGCGGCAGTGCTGGCGCTTGGACTTGTGCCGAACCATATCGGGATGTATTTCTTTACGGTCGTTGTAATGTCGCTCGTTTCCATTGCCATCGTGCAGACGCTGATCTCCCTGCTGGGCGACGCGGGGCGGCTGATCGCCATTGTGCTTCTAATTTTGCAGCTGACATCGGACGCGGGCACCTTCCCGCTCGAGCTGGTGCCGAATTTCTTCCGGGTACTGAACCCGTTCATGCCGTTTACCTATTGCGTGACCGCGCTGCGGGAAGCGATATCGGGAAACGATATTACGCTGATCTGGCAGTGCATCGGCATTCTTGCGGTCTTCCTCGGCGTTTCCCTCGGACTTTCCATCGCGTTCAAAAACCGCGCTGAAAAGCTTCAGGATAAGGTGGAGCAGATGCGGATCGCATGA
- a CDS encoding TetR/AcrR family transcriptional regulator — MNKTKEAIYEASVDVFSQSGYTGAAMDEIAERAKVAKGTLYYHFKSKEDLFLFVMQTGLGHMIDDARLILEKPLPPEEKIAGLCKSQLRVVRKNENFVKVILSQLFGQEERQRLLRGKLNEYAQLIRECIGELRIEKGTEKETAAAVFGFLGTMVSAAVYSAMAGPQKKDISSLLIQNYLHGIL, encoded by the coding sequence ATGAATAAAACAAAAGAAGCAATTTATGAGGCATCGGTGGACGTATTTTCACAATCGGGCTATACGGGCGCGGCAATGGACGAAATCGCGGAGCGGGCAAAGGTCGCCAAGGGCACTTTGTATTATCATTTCAAAAGCAAGGAAGACCTGTTCCTGTTTGTAATGCAGACGGGCCTTGGCCATATGATCGACGACGCCAGGCTGATCCTTGAAAAGCCGCTCCCTCCCGAGGAGAAGATCGCCGGGCTGTGTAAGTCGCAGCTGCGTGTCGTCCGCAAAAACGAAAACTTTGTCAAGGTGATCTTAAGCCAGCTGTTCGGCCAGGAGGAACGCCAGCGCCTGCTGCGCGGCAAGCTGAACGAATATGCACAGCTGATCCGCGAATGTATCGGCGAGCTGAGGATCGAAAAGGGCACCGAAAAAGAGACCGCGGCCGCGGTGTTCGGCTTTCTCGGTACGATGGTCTCGGCTGCCGTTTACAGCGCCATGGCCGGACCGCAGAAAAAAGATATTTCCAGCCTGCTGATCCAAAATTATTTGCATGGAATCCTCTAG
- a CDS encoding MBL fold metallo-hydrolase, which translates to MICIGTDRKAQHMELKIAPLFSGSKGNCIYVGTERSKVLVDAGYSCTKIVSELQKVDIHMEDIDGILITHEHSDHIAGVGVISRKFDIPVYANGQTWCEMEKRLGEVRPGNIRVIDEQDFYVGELCVQPYEISHDAVRPFGYSLTAGGKKVSVMTDLGRVTEKMLAQVAGSSIVLLESNHDVEMLKCGPYPYYLKRRILSTHGHLSNDDAAQTAMRLAAAGVRGILLGHLSEKNNFYELAYETVCGFLRQNGVVIGKHVAVAMAKREGVTGIYAAV; encoded by the coding sequence ATGATTTGTATTGGAACAGATAGAAAGGCACAACATATGGAGCTGAAGATCGCCCCGCTGTTCAGCGGATCGAAAGGGAACTGCATCTACGTCGGCACGGAAAGATCCAAGGTCCTTGTGGACGCGGGCTATTCGTGCACGAAAATCGTATCCGAACTGCAAAAGGTCGATATCCATATGGAAGATATCGACGGCATTCTCATTACGCATGAACACAGCGACCATATCGCGGGCGTGGGTGTGATCTCCCGCAAATTCGATATCCCGGTTTACGCGAACGGGCAAACGTGGTGCGAGATGGAAAAGCGCCTCGGCGAGGTGCGGCCGGGGAATATCCGTGTGATCGACGAACAGGATTTTTATGTCGGAGAGCTGTGCGTCCAGCCATATGAAATATCGCACGACGCTGTGCGTCCCTTTGGCTATAGCCTCACTGCGGGCGGGAAAAAGGTCAGCGTGATGACCGATCTTGGCCGGGTCACCGAAAAAATGCTCGCGCAGGTCGCGGGTTCCTCCATCGTGCTGCTGGAATCCAACCACGATGTCGAAATGCTCAAATGCGGGCCGTATCCTTACTATCTCAAACGCCGTATCCTTTCCACGCACGGTCACCTGTCCAACGACGACGCGGCCCAGACTGCGATGCGTTTGGCGGCGGCGGGCGTGCGCGGCATCCTGCTCGGCCATCTTTCCGAAAAAAATAATTTTTACGAGCTTGCCTATGAAACGGTGTGCGGCTTCCTGCGGCAAAACGGGGTCGTAATCGGTAAACATGTCGCAGTCGCTATGGCAAAGCGCGAAGGTGTAACCGGTATTTACGCTGCCGTATAA
- the rlmH gene encoding 23S rRNA (pseudouridine(1915)-N(3))-methyltransferase RlmH: protein MKIKIVCVGKLKEAFYEKAQAEYAKMLGRFCRIVIDELPDEPLTNVKGEKAEEAVRAAEGERILRRCEGYVVACDVRGKEMSSEAFAEKLGSLMSGGSSTLTFVIGGSLGLSAGVLGRADLRLSLSRMTLPHRLFRIVLLEQIFRAFKIMHGETYHK from the coding sequence ATTAAAATCAAAATTGTATGCGTAGGAAAATTGAAGGAAGCTTTTTACGAAAAAGCGCAGGCAGAGTATGCCAAAATGCTCGGCCGTTTTTGCCGTATCGTGATTGACGAACTGCCGGACGAACCGCTCACGAACGTAAAGGGAGAAAAGGCCGAAGAGGCGGTCCGCGCGGCGGAGGGGGAGCGTATCCTCAGGAGATGCGAGGGCTATGTGGTCGCGTGCGATGTACGCGGGAAGGAAATGTCTTCCGAAGCCTTTGCGGAAAAGCTCGGCAGCTTGATGTCCGGTGGGAGCAGCACCCTCACCTTTGTGATCGGCGGCTCGCTCGGGCTTTCGGCCGGGGTGCTCGGCCGGGCGGATTTACGGCTCTCCCTTTCCCGGATGACGCTTCCGCACCGTCTGTTTCGCATCGTTCTGTTAGAACAGATATTCCGCGCGTTCAAGATCATGCATGGGGAAACCTATCATAAATAG
- a CDS encoding bacteriocin, translated as MAKIRKENGRIFADGQPVEMGKFRKLTDDELNAVDGGIKIYTKSH; from the coding sequence ATGGCGAAGATTAGGAAAGAAAACGGACGGATATTTGCGGATGGGCAGCCGGTAGAAATGGGTAAGTTCCGCAAGCTGACTGACGACGAGTTGAATGCGGTAGACGGCGGGATCAAGATATACACGAAATCCCACTGA
- a CDS encoding transketolase C-terminal domain-containing protein, protein MKNPVYGTIKIIPPYIRAIAPVDRETRPASVRKTKAAVTAENYSIIGGAYSAVSETLAREYPIPARRTRPLREVGQMDYLRQALHL, encoded by the coding sequence TTGAAAAATCCGGTTTATGGTACTATAAAAATAATACCGCCATACATCAGGGCAATAGCGCCCGTGGACCGGGAGACCCGGCCCGCGTCCGTCCGCAAAACAAAAGCGGCGGTTACGGCGGAAAACTACAGTATCATTGGCGGGGCCTATTCGGCGGTGAGCGAGACGCTTGCGCGGGAATATCCCATCCCGGCCAGGCGTACACGGCCGCTTCGCGAGGTCGGGCAGATGGATTATTTGCGGCAGGCGCTGCACCTTTGA
- a CDS encoding prepilin-type N-terminal cleavage/methylation domain-containing protein translates to MYQLFQRHRSKKKKGFTLIELIIVIAILAILAAILIPNMIGYINEANSSVATANARSVYSAAAAAAAISLTQDPVDPVATITNETVAALGDTGFAGRIKTLLGDNFSGLITVNVNGNQVTSTTWTDEGDPTKTGTYTP, encoded by the coding sequence ATGTATCAACTATTTCAACGCCACCGCAGCAAGAAGAAAAAAGGCTTTACGCTCATCGAACTGATTATCGTGATCGCAATCCTTGCGATCCTTGCGGCGATCCTCATCCCGAATATGATCGGTTATATCAATGAAGCAAACAGCTCTGTCGCAACTGCCAACGCAAGGTCGGTCTATTCGGCGGCGGCAGCAGCCGCGGCGATTTCCTTAACGCAAGATCCCGTAGACCCTGTGGCAACTATCACAAATGAAACAGTCGCAGCCCTGGGGGACACTGGTTTTGCAGGCAGGATCAAAACGCTTCTGGGAGACAACTTCTCCGGTTTAATAACCGTTAACGTCAACGGAAATCAAGTCACATCTACGACATGGACGGATGAAGGCGATCCAACAAAGACCGGGACCTATACGCCTTAA
- a CDS encoding type IV pilus twitching motility protein PilT, with amino-acid sequence MIDELIGMAREMDCSDIHIACGEPPIVRKNGELKRLSGRPVFTPQTVAEIAREMLQKSGGSGSPEDGDVDFSYQTPSGERQRVNIFRQRGEIGIAVRLLQKDIPTIGELNLPSIFAEIADYPRGLVLVTGPTGSGKSTTLAAMIDAVNEKRSCHILTLEDPVEYMHASKKSMVNQREIGRDARSFSSALRSALREDPDVILVGEMRDLETISSAITAAETGHLVMSTLHTIGAAKTIDRIIDVFPPYQQQQVRTQLATVLRAVITQTLIPRADGSGRVPAFEIMLVNDAVANLVREGKTFQIASVLQTNTRTGMICLDMYLARLVKDGTITMEAALDRAASKEELKRYVQI; translated from the coding sequence ATGATAGACGAATTGATTGGCATGGCCCGCGAGATGGACTGTTCGGACATCCATATCGCCTGCGGCGAGCCACCGATCGTGCGTAAAAACGGCGAATTGAAGCGACTTTCGGGCAGGCCCGTATTTACCCCGCAGACAGTTGCCGAAATCGCGCGGGAGATGCTGCAAAAAAGCGGCGGCAGCGGCAGCCCGGAGGACGGGGACGTCGATTTTTCGTACCAGACACCGTCCGGGGAGCGGCAAAGGGTCAATATCTTCCGCCAGCGGGGCGAGATTGGCATCGCCGTCCGCCTGCTGCAAAAGGATATTCCGACCATCGGCGAACTGAACCTGCCTTCCATCTTTGCGGAAATTGCGGATTACCCGCGCGGCCTTGTTCTGGTGACCGGGCCGACCGGAAGCGGTAAATCCACCACGCTCGCGGCGATGATCGACGCGGTGAACGAAAAACGCAGCTGCCACATCCTGACGCTTGAGGACCCGGTAGAATATATGCACGCGAGCAAAAAGAGCATGGTCAACCAGCGCGAGATCGGGCGCGACGCAAGGAGCTTTTCTTCCGCGCTCAGGAGCGCCCTGCGCGAGGACCCGGACGTGATCCTTGTGGGGGAAATGCGCGACCTCGAGACCATCAGCTCCGCCATTACCGCGGCGGAGACCGGACACCTGGTGATGTCTACTCTGCATACCATCGGCGCGGCCAAGACCATCGACAGGATTATCGACGTGTTTCCGCCTTACCAGCAGCAACAGGTGCGCACGCAGCTGGCGACGGTCCTTAGGGCCGTCATCACGCAGACGCTGATCCCCCGCGCGGACGGTTCAGGACGCGTTCCGGCTTTTGAGATTATGCTGGTGAACGACGCTGTGGCAAACCTTGTCCGCGAGGGCAAGACCTTCCAGATCGCCTCCGTATTGCAGACGAACACGCGGACGGGAATGATCTGCCTCGATATGTATCTTGCGCGGCTGGTGAAGGACGGTACAATTACTATGGAGGCTGCCCTCGACCGGGCGGCCAGCAAAGAGGAGTTGAAGCGTTACGTCCAAATCTGA
- a CDS encoding GspE/PulE family protein, with protein sequence MKNIRIGELLVDSGIINEQQLKSALDIQKQSGGKRLGDILIDLGIISEEHLMEALQKRLNVPRIHLQHINIPNEVIREVPERLAREYSVLPVKLQGNVLEIATSDPLNYDAINQLGLVKGRRIETSLAPKHEIESAIERFYALHQVDEIAEDISREREVSESLEQLAGEDFSEIEGRVGSAPIVRFVSMLVEQAYLKRASDIHIEPCESVTRVRFRIDGDLVDITELSPSAHASLVTRIKIMADMDIAERRLPLDGRFNAQVEDSEISVRVSSMPTVFGEKIVMRLLTDSKSGIYKIQQLGMTPENIELFYRLIGAPNGIVLVTGPTGSGKSTTLYSILAEIATPLVNVVSVEDPVEKVISGVSQTQVNPKAGLTFASGLRAFLRQDPDIIMIGEIRDAETADIASRAAITGHLVLSSLHTNDAASTFMRLVDMGLEPYVVASSVVGVVAQRLVKLICPKCRAVYTPTGADISYLHSLGMEDIPTLYYGAGCDACNNTGHYGRTAVHEIVKTDNAIRDMVVGHKKTQDILGYLKNKNQKFLMDNALDLLREGKTDIFELYRIATAEEE encoded by the coding sequence ATGAAGAATATCAGGATCGGCGAACTGCTGGTAGACAGCGGCATTATCAACGAGCAACAGCTGAAAAGCGCGCTCGATATCCAGAAACAGTCCGGCGGGAAGCGGCTGGGCGATATTTTGATCGACCTTGGCATTATCAGCGAGGAGCATCTGATGGAGGCGCTACAAAAGCGCCTGAACGTTCCCCGAATCCATTTGCAGCATATCAATATCCCAAACGAAGTCATCCGCGAGGTGCCGGAAAGGCTGGCGCGGGAATATTCCGTGCTGCCTGTGAAATTGCAGGGAAACGTCCTTGAGATCGCGACTTCCGACCCGCTTAATTACGACGCGATCAACCAGCTGGGCCTCGTCAAGGGCCGCAGGATCGAGACTTCCCTCGCGCCCAAGCATGAAATCGAGAGCGCGATCGAGCGTTTTTACGCGCTGCACCAGGTGGACGAAATTGCCGAGGACATCAGCCGTGAACGCGAGGTGTCGGAGAGCCTTGAACAGCTTGCCGGCGAGGATTTTTCCGAGATCGAGGGCCGGGTGGGGAGCGCCCCGATCGTGCGCTTTGTGAGCATGCTTGTGGAGCAGGCATACCTGAAGCGTGCCAGCGACATCCATATCGAACCGTGCGAGAGCGTGACCCGCGTCCGCTTCCGGATCGACGGCGACCTCGTGGACATCACCGAGCTTTCCCCGTCCGCGCACGCGTCCCTCGTGACGCGTATCAAGATCATGGCGGACATGGACATCGCGGAACGCAGGCTGCCCCTTGACGGACGGTTTAACGCGCAGGTGGAGGATTCGGAAATCAGCGTACGCGTATCTTCCATGCCCACCGTGTTCGGAGAGAAGATTGTTATGCGGCTTTTAACAGACAGCAAGTCGGGCATTTATAAAATCCAGCAGCTGGGTATGACGCCGGAAAATATCGAGCTTTTTTACAGGCTGATCGGCGCCCCAAACGGCATCGTGCTGGTGACCGGACCGACCGGGAGCGGAAAATCCACCACGCTGTATTCTATTCTCGCAGAGATCGCGACGCCGCTTGTGAACGTCGTTTCGGTGGAAGACCCGGTGGAAAAGGTGATTTCCGGCGTCAGCCAGACGCAGGTGAACCCCAAGGCCGGGCTTACCTTTGCCTCCGGCCTGCGCGCCTTCCTGCGGCAGGATCCGGATATTATTATGATCGGGGAAATCCGCGATGCGGAGACCGCGGATATCGCTTCGCGCGCCGCCATCACCGGGCATCTTGTACTGTCGAGCCTGCACACCAACGACGCCGCTTCCACCTTTATGCGTCTTGTGGATATGGGCCTCGAGCCATACGTCGTGGCTTCGTCCGTCGTGGGCGTGGTGGCGCAGCGCCTTGTAAAGCTGATTTGCCCCAAATGCAGGGCGGTTTATACGCCGACCGGCGCGGATATTTCCTACCTGCATTCGCTTGGAATGGAGGATATCCCTACGCTTTATTACGGCGCAGGCTGCGACGCGTGCAATAATACCGGGCACTACGGCCGGACAGCGGTGCACGAAATCGTCAAAACGGACAACGCCATCCGTGACATGGTCGTCGGCCACAAAAAGACGCAGGATATCCTTGGTTACCTGAAAAACAAAAATCAAAAATTCCTGATGGACAACGCGCTCGACCTGCTGCGAGAGGGAAAAACCGATATTTTCGAGCTGTACCGCATCGCGACGGCGGAAGAAGAATAG
- a CDS encoding prepilin peptidase, with the protein MQLILVVSYIFLFVLGLIIGSFLNVCIYRIPRGVSVASGRSVCPGCGSMIHGYDNIPVLSYLLLRGKCRSCGARISPRYPLVELLTAGCFLLCGVRYGISIETVLFCAFSAVLVAVAFIDIDTQEIPDRFHFIILGLGIAALFLVPEVGWISRLVGAACISVPMLVIALATDGFGIGDVKLMAVSGFLLGWKNIVFAALAGAVLAAVCALVLIALKRKTKKDKIAFGPYLAIALFTAALFGDTIVSAYLSLFSL; encoded by the coding sequence ATGCAACTTATACTCGTCGTATCTTATATTTTTTTATTCGTTCTGGGGCTTATAATCGGCAGCTTCCTGAACGTGTGTATCTACCGGATTCCGAGGGGCGTCTCCGTCGCTTCCGGCCGTTCGGTCTGCCCGGGCTGCGGAAGTATGATCCACGGGTATGATAATATCCCTGTCTTAAGCTACCTGCTCCTGCGCGGGAAGTGCAGGAGCTGCGGCGCGCGCATTTCACCGCGCTATCCGTTGGTAGAGCTGCTCACGGCAGGATGCTTCCTGCTGTGCGGGGTCCGCTATGGCATTTCCATAGAAACCGTTCTGTTCTGCGCCTTTTCCGCCGTCCTGGTCGCCGTCGCCTTTATCGACATAGATACGCAGGAGATTCCGGACAGGTTCCACTTCATTATCCTCGGACTCGGCATCGCGGCCCTGTTTCTGGTTCCGGAGGTCGGCTGGATTTCCCGCTTGGTGGGCGCGGCCTGCATCAGTGTTCCCATGCTCGTGATTGCCTTGGCGACGGACGGCTTCGGCATAGGCGACGTCAAACTGATGGCGGTCAGCGGCTTCCTGCTCGGATGGAAAAACATTGTTTTTGCCGCCCTCGCCGGCGCGGTGCTGGCCGCTGTCTGCGCGCTCGTCCTGATCGCCCTGAAGAGAAAAACCAAAAAAGACAAAATTGCGTTCGGTCCCTATCTTGCCATCGCGCTGTTTACCGCGGCGCTCTTCGGCGATACGATCGTCAGCGCCTACCTGTCCCTGTTCTCGCTCTGA
- the pilM gene encoding type IV pilus biogenesis protein PilM, whose product MIALDFTNLYIRAVNGKVSGGKISVDHAASVPLPGYMDADGAADQRAVADAVRGLLSSGFSGSRATVLVSKSSVISNEFVLPYEKNPIAMRNIVQGELYKSQTSDDSILDYTILEVFPQDGSTFCRVQAYLARRSLVESVAEILSLAGKKPYCYTVAQHCLYQLQHLGNGFSSGDIIAANVGSSRIHVTLLAQPNISLTRSDVVMPGKQAFSDSAGHRYDVSAAMEAATQNISKMMQYQSIKYPGRACDSIFIFGDTASEEMAGGISAALGLPVSLLPRPAAVSAPSGFLFHQYAYATGALLEK is encoded by the coding sequence TTGATCGCTTTAGACTTTACAAATCTTTATATCCGCGCCGTAAACGGGAAGGTTTCCGGCGGGAAAATTTCCGTGGACCACGCGGCCAGCGTTCCCCTTCCGGGGTATATGGACGCGGACGGGGCCGCAGACCAGAGGGCTGTGGCGGACGCTGTGCGCGGGCTTCTTTCTTCCGGTTTTTCCGGCAGCCGGGCAACCGTGTTGGTATCGAAGAGCAGCGTGATTTCCAACGAATTCGTGCTGCCTTATGAAAAAAATCCGATCGCTATGCGCAACATCGTGCAGGGGGAGCTTTATAAATCGCAGACTTCGGACGATTCCATCCTGGATTATACGATCCTGGAGGTATTCCCTCAGGACGGCAGCACATTCTGCCGGGTGCAGGCCTATCTCGCAAGGCGTTCCCTTGTGGAATCCGTCGCGGAAATTCTTTCCCTTGCCGGGAAAAAACCGTATTGCTACACAGTGGCGCAACACTGCCTATATCAACTGCAGCACCTGGGAAACGGTTTTTCATCCGGCGATATCATCGCCGCGAACGTGGGCAGTTCGCGTATCCACGTTACCTTGCTCGCCCAGCCCAATATTTCCCTGACCCGTTCGGATGTGGTGATGCCAGGCAAACAAGCGTTTTCCGACTCTGCCGGACACCGTTACGACGTTTCCGCAGCAATGGAGGCGGCTACGCAGAATATTTCCAAAATGATGCAATATCAATCCATCAAATACCCCGGCCGGGCGTGCGATTCGATTTTTATTTTCGGCGACACCGCAAGCGAAGAGATGGCCGGCGGTATTTCCGCCGCGCTGGGGCTGCCGGTTTCCCTACTGCCCCGCCCGGCCGCGGTATCCGCGCCCAGCGGATTTTTATTCCATCAATACGCATATGCAACGGGGGCGCTGCTGGAAAAATGA